In Chloroherpetonaceae bacterium, a single genomic region encodes these proteins:
- the thrC gene encoding threonine synthase has protein sequence MRLYSSNRKVPSVSLQEAVLQGLAADSGLFMPEHIPVLPAEFFRRLPSLSIHDIAFEVLQPFVGGAIPPDELSSMLERTFNFDAPLVELAENLYALELFHGPTLAFKDFGARMLAEWLRYFLRKEKRPLLVLVATSGDTGSAVGHAFLGMPNTYVVLLYPSGKVSTIQEQQLTTIGGNVVAVELLGTFDDCQRLVKMAFLDSDLRTQFLLSSANSINIARLLPQMVYYFRAVAQLRRPDLPTAIAVPSGNFGNLTAGLFAKRMGLPVQMFIAATNQNDVVPTYLRTGRFEPRPSQRTLSNAMDVGNPSNFARMTELYPTLDAMRQDLFGISFSDEETARAIQQLYQRYGYLSEPHGAIGYLGLCAYAEQQPMPMNRIFLATAHPAKFADIVEPLLSVKIEVPARLNAALNKPKQAVRLPNDFSTFKAWLQAHATTYAKPL, from the coding sequence ATGCGGCTTTATAGCTCTAATCGCAAAGTGCCTTCAGTTTCTTTGCAAGAAGCAGTATTGCAAGGATTAGCGGCAGACAGCGGGCTTTTTATGCCTGAGCATATCCCCGTGCTACCTGCAGAATTTTTTCGGCGCTTGCCATCGCTCTCAATCCATGACATCGCATTTGAAGTGTTGCAGCCTTTTGTGGGCGGAGCTATCCCTCCCGATGAGCTTTCTTCCATGCTTGAGCGTACTTTCAACTTTGATGCGCCGCTGGTGGAACTGGCAGAAAACCTGTATGCGCTCGAGCTTTTCCATGGACCGACGCTTGCTTTTAAAGACTTTGGCGCCCGTATGCTTGCAGAGTGGCTGCGCTACTTCCTTCGCAAAGAAAAGCGTCCACTTCTGGTGCTGGTGGCTACTTCGGGCGACACGGGGAGCGCAGTCGGGCACGCTTTTCTCGGTATGCCAAACACGTATGTGGTGCTGCTCTACCCGAGTGGAAAGGTCAGCACAATTCAAGAACAGCAACTTACCACTATTGGCGGCAATGTTGTCGCTGTAGAACTCCTTGGCACATTTGACGACTGCCAACGACTTGTGAAAATGGCTTTTCTGGATAGCGACCTTCGGACACAGTTTCTTTTGTCGTCCGCAAACTCTATCAACATTGCACGCCTTCTGCCGCAGATGGTCTATTACTTTCGCGCCGTAGCGCAACTGCGCCGTCCTGACTTGCCTACGGCAATTGCAGTGCCCAGTGGCAACTTCGGTAACCTCACTGCGGGACTTTTTGCCAAGCGAATGGGGTTGCCTGTTCAAATGTTCATTGCTGCAACCAATCAAAATGATGTCGTGCCAACTTATCTGCGCACAGGGCGCTTTGAGCCACGTCCGTCGCAGCGCACGCTTTCAAATGCGATGGATGTAGGCAACCCGAGCAACTTTGCCCGAATGACGGAGCTGTATCCCACACTGGACGCTATGCGTCAAGACCTCTTCGGCATTAGCTTCTCTGACGAAGAAACCGCGCGAGCAATTCAGCAGCTTTACCAGCGTTACGGCTATCTTTCCGAGCCACACGGTGCAATTGGTTACTTAGGTCTATGCGCTTATGCTGAGCAACAACCCATGCCGATGAATCGGATTTTTCTTGCCACTGCACATCCCGCCAAGTTTGCTGACATTGTTGAGCCGCTTCTCTCTGTAAAGATTGAAGTGCCTGCCCGCTTGAACGCTGCACTTAATAAACCTAAGCAAGCTGTGCGCCTTCCTAACGACTTTTCCACCTTTAAGGCTTGGCTGCAGGCACACGCCACAACCTACGCCAAGCCGCTTTGA
- a CDS encoding homoserine kinase, giving the protein MHEDAIAAFAPATVANVGAGFDILGFALHQPGDIVVARFNQVGTVRITQLTGNSSKLPREASLNTAGVAVIKLLEHLSIRQGIDLELHKRMPLGSGLGSSAASAVAAVVAANALLGSPLKKIDLLPFAMEGERVACGAAHADNAAPSLLGGFVLIRSYAPLDVVELNTPERLYAVVVHPHIEVKTQDARDILKKTLLLKDAIVQWGNIAGLVAGLMKSDYALIGRSLSDVIVEPVRAILIPGFSDVKAAALRAGALGCSISGSGPSVFALVCDAHIAETVAQAMQDAFAEQGISSDRYISKINQEGAYVLPYSQYAAL; this is encoded by the coding sequence ATGCACGAGGATGCCATCGCAGCGTTTGCGCCTGCAACCGTCGCTAATGTGGGGGCAGGGTTTGATATTCTTGGCTTTGCTCTGCATCAGCCCGGCGACATTGTGGTTGCTCGCTTCAACCAAGTCGGCACGGTGCGCATTACGCAGCTTACAGGCAACAGTAGCAAATTGCCGCGCGAAGCCTCGCTGAATACAGCGGGCGTGGCTGTTATTAAGTTACTCGAACACTTGAGCATTCGTCAAGGCATTGACCTTGAGCTTCATAAGCGAATGCCTTTAGGTAGTGGTTTAGGCTCCAGTGCAGCGAGTGCAGTTGCCGCCGTTGTCGCGGCCAATGCACTTTTAGGCTCTCCGCTTAAAAAAATTGACCTTTTGCCCTTTGCGATGGAAGGTGAGCGCGTGGCTTGTGGCGCAGCGCATGCCGATAATGCTGCCCCGTCGCTGCTGGGTGGCTTTGTGCTAATTCGCAGCTACGCCCCGCTTGATGTCGTAGAGCTGAACACGCCAGAACGACTTTATGCGGTCGTGGTGCATCCACATATTGAAGTTAAAACGCAAGACGCTCGCGACATTTTGAAGAAAACGCTTTTGCTTAAAGATGCAATTGTGCAGTGGGGCAACATTGCTGGATTGGTTGCAGGGCTCATGAAATCTGACTATGCGCTGATTGGTCGCTCACTTAGTGATGTGATTGTTGAACCAGTGCGTGCCATTCTCATACCGGGCTTCTCGGACGTCAAAGCCGCTGCGCTTCGGGCCGGTGCGCTCGGCTGCAGCATTTCGGGCTCAGGACCTTCTGTGTTCGCATTGGTGTGCGATGCCCACATTGCTGAGACCGTTGCGCAAGCGATGCAAGATGCCTTCGCAGAGCAAGGCATTTCCAGCGACCGCTACATTTCCAAAATCAATCAGGAGGGGGCATACGTCTTGCCTTATTCACAGTATGCGGCTTTATAG
- the thrA gene encoding bifunctional aspartate kinase/homoserine dehydrogenase I — protein sequence MKVLKFGGTSVGTPQSIEQVIQLSLEARKHSKIAVVVSAFSGVTDELLSLTHLAAEGDEQYRTKLQQLESRHLDAVKALIHVQRQSSILAGVKKMLNELEEVLNGVFLIKEYTPRTMDFILSFGERLSAYIVTEAFKEQGVDAEYLDARLVVKTDDNFGAARVDAETTYQNIRSYFGLRPALQVITGFIGSTPQGQTTTLGRGGSDYTAALFAAALGATEIQIWTDVNGFMTADPRKVPDAFPIPQMTYNEALEMSNSGAKVLYAPTIQPAMSAGIPIRILNTFNPAFEGTLICSELPNRPFPVCGISSLDDVALLRVEGTGLVRALGSAKRLFGALADAKVNVIFISQASSEHSICVAVAPKDAKAAKAAIQKEFALEIAAGKLHDVEVETDLSIIAAVGENMRRRTGIAGWFFQTLGKNGINIVAIAQGSSELNISVVIDKRDESKALNALHEAFFLSEKKTLNVFLVGTGLIGGTLLRQINAHRETLRKEKSLEIRVIALARRSQMVFNERGINLNCWQETLRTQGEPTNLKKFVAKMKELNLPNSIFIDCTASDEVIEHYAEILSSSISIVTPNKRANSGPFESYRTLKLLAIKNDVKFLYETNVGAGLPVINTLQDLLNSGDKILKIEAVLSGSLSYIFNNFTGSRLFSEVVREAKEKGYTEPDPREDLSGMDVARKALILAREIGWPLELHHVEVENFLPQACLDAPSVEDFFKELERANPIFEARKQHAAAQHKKLCFVACLENGRASVRLQEVDSSHPFYTLSGSDNIISYTTERYYDRPLVVKGPGAGAEVTAAGVFANIVWISNYLS from the coding sequence ATGAAGGTTCTCAAATTTGGTGGTACCTCCGTCGGCACACCACAGAGCATTGAACAAGTTATTCAGCTCTCGCTGGAAGCACGCAAGCACAGCAAAATTGCGGTCGTTGTTTCTGCTTTCAGCGGGGTTACCGATGAGCTTCTCTCGCTGACGCATCTTGCGGCAGAAGGCGATGAGCAATACCGCACAAAGCTGCAACAGCTCGAGAGCCGTCATCTTGATGCTGTGAAAGCCCTTATCCATGTGCAGCGTCAGAGCAGTATTCTGGCTGGTGTCAAAAAAATGCTCAATGAGCTGGAAGAAGTGCTCAATGGCGTGTTCCTTATCAAGGAATACACGCCGCGCACAATGGACTTTATTTTGAGCTTCGGTGAGCGACTCTCAGCTTACATTGTTACCGAAGCCTTCAAAGAGCAAGGTGTCGATGCAGAATACTTAGATGCGCGCTTGGTTGTCAAGACTGACGACAATTTTGGCGCAGCGCGCGTAGATGCCGAGACCACTTACCAAAACATTCGCTCTTACTTTGGGCTGCGTCCCGCGCTGCAAGTCATTACAGGCTTCATTGGCTCGACGCCGCAAGGTCAGACCACGACTTTAGGGCGTGGCGGCTCAGACTACACGGCCGCGCTTTTCGCTGCGGCTCTCGGCGCAACGGAAATTCAAATCTGGACAGATGTTAATGGCTTTATGACTGCTGACCCCCGCAAAGTGCCCGATGCGTTTCCAATTCCGCAAATGACTTACAACGAAGCCTTGGAGATGTCCAACTCTGGTGCAAAGGTGCTTTATGCTCCCACCATTCAACCTGCAATGAGCGCTGGTATTCCGATTCGCATTCTTAATACTTTTAATCCTGCGTTTGAGGGCACGCTAATTTGCTCAGAGTTGCCCAACCGTCCTTTCCCTGTCTGCGGCATTTCTTCACTTGATGATGTGGCACTCTTGCGCGTAGAAGGCACAGGACTTGTGCGCGCATTAGGCTCTGCCAAGCGGCTTTTCGGCGCACTGGCTGATGCCAAAGTAAATGTCATTTTCATCTCACAAGCCTCTTCGGAGCATTCAATCTGTGTAGCAGTTGCACCAAAAGATGCAAAGGCAGCCAAAGCGGCGATTCAGAAAGAGTTTGCGCTTGAGATTGCGGCTGGCAAGCTGCACGATGTTGAAGTAGAAACCGACCTTTCTATCATTGCCGCAGTTGGGGAAAATATGCGGCGCCGCACAGGGATTGCTGGCTGGTTCTTTCAAACATTAGGCAAAAATGGCATCAATATCGTTGCAATTGCACAAGGCTCTTCGGAGCTAAACATTTCTGTTGTGATTGATAAGCGCGATGAATCCAAGGCGCTTAATGCCCTGCACGAAGCCTTTTTCCTGTCAGAGAAAAAAACGCTCAATGTGTTCTTAGTCGGCACAGGGCTAATTGGCGGCACACTGCTGCGGCAAATCAATGCCCATCGTGAGACGCTACGCAAGGAAAAATCGCTTGAAATTCGCGTGATTGCCCTTGCACGGCGCTCACAGATGGTTTTCAACGAGCGTGGTATTAATCTGAATTGCTGGCAAGAGACGCTGCGCACACAGGGCGAGCCAACAAACCTTAAAAAGTTTGTTGCTAAAATGAAAGAGCTGAATCTCCCTAACAGCATTTTTATTGATTGCACTGCTAGCGATGAAGTGATTGAACACTACGCCGAGATTCTCTCTTCCAGTATTTCAATTGTTACGCCAAATAAGCGTGCAAATTCTGGACCATTTGAATCGTATCGCACCCTTAAGCTCCTTGCCATCAAAAATGATGTTAAGTTTCTCTATGAAACCAATGTTGGCGCAGGCTTGCCTGTTATCAACACTTTGCAAGATTTACTCAACAGTGGGGATAAAATTTTGAAAATTGAAGCCGTGCTTTCTGGCTCACTTAGTTACATTTTCAACAACTTTACAGGCTCACGGCTGTTCAGCGAGGTGGTGCGGGAAGCCAAAGAAAAAGGCTACACTGAGCCAGACCCACGTGAAGACCTGAGCGGTATGGATGTAGCGCGCAAAGCTCTTATTTTGGCAAGAGAAATTGGCTGGCCGCTGGAGCTACATCACGTTGAGGTTGAAAACTTCCTTCCACAAGCCTGCTTAGACGCTCCTTCGGTTGAGGATTTCTTCAAGGAGCTGGAGCGCGCCAACCCGATTTTCGAAGCACGCAAACAGCACGCTGCCGCGCAGCACAAAAAGCTTTGTTTTGTTGCTTGCTTGGAAAACGGCCGTGCATCGGTGCGCTTGCAAGAAGTCGACAGCTCACATCCTTTCTACACGCTCTCTGGTAGCGACAATATCATTTCATACACGACGGAGCGCTACTACGACCGTCCGCTTGTGGTCAAAGGTCCTGGGGCCGGTGCAGAGGTTACTGCCGCAGGGGTCTTTGCGAATATTGTCTGGATTTCAAACTATCTATCGTAA
- a CDS encoding CocE/NonD family hydrolase: MHRNLALPFFAFQFFLLALAQLLWAQPDTNFVRANYQKAEYQIPMRDGVKLYTIVYTPKDASPTNTYPILMQRTCYSIAPYGKDNYPQEIGPSPIMMREKYIFVYQDVRGRYMSEGKWTNVTPHIPNKKSEKDVDESSDAFDTIEWLLKNIPYHNGRVGLWGISYPGFYAIASALCNHPALKAVSPQAPVTDFFFDDFHHNGAFTLQYFITYPIFGIQTPGPTTEDWWASQMIAEPSTRDGYKFYLSLGSLKNGDKYYPDNFFWKETVEHPNYDEFWQKRNIIQHLKDVRPAVLTVGGWFDAEDLYGPLAVYKTIEKHNPNTFNILTMGPFGHGRWARETGHTLHGDIYFGDSLATFYQREIEAKFFRHFLKEAGDGKVDLPEAYLFDTGKKIYRKFDKWPVPTAQKKALYLHRNGRLSFSPPSEANAFSEYVSDPMKPVPSSEVEAEMFGFTPFLYMSEDQRFASARPDVLVFQTDVLEEDVTLGGEITARLFVSTTGTDADFFIKLIDVYPDTAQNHPYLPNKRVLLSGYEQMVRSEVMRARFRKSFEKPEPMKPNQITEITFRLQDVLHTFKKGHRIMIQVQSTAFPLFDRNPQKFVPNIYKADEKDFIKATHRVYHDRKNASRLEVEVLD, encoded by the coding sequence ATGCATAGAAACCTTGCTCTGCCTTTCTTTGCTTTCCAGTTCTTTCTTTTAGCACTTGCCCAATTGTTATGGGCACAACCCGACACCAACTTTGTTAGAGCAAACTATCAAAAGGCTGAATACCAAATTCCAATGCGTGATGGAGTAAAGCTCTACACCATCGTCTATACGCCCAAAGATGCTTCACCCACGAACACTTATCCGATTCTAATGCAGCGCACCTGCTACAGCATTGCACCCTACGGCAAGGATAACTATCCGCAAGAAATCGGTCCGTCTCCGATTATGATGCGTGAGAAATACATCTTCGTCTATCAAGATGTGCGCGGACGGTATATGTCAGAAGGCAAATGGACGAATGTTACGCCGCATATTCCGAACAAGAAGTCGGAGAAAGATGTCGACGAATCCAGCGATGCGTTTGACACCATTGAATGGCTCTTGAAGAATATCCCTTATCACAATGGACGTGTAGGATTATGGGGAATTTCATACCCAGGCTTCTATGCCATTGCCAGCGCTCTTTGCAATCACCCTGCGCTCAAAGCTGTCTCACCACAAGCGCCTGTAACGGATTTTTTCTTCGATGACTTTCATCACAATGGTGCCTTTACGCTGCAATACTTCATCACCTACCCAATCTTCGGTATTCAAACGCCCGGCCCAACCACCGAAGATTGGTGGGCTAGTCAGATGATTGCAGAGCCTTCTACTCGTGATGGCTATAAGTTCTACCTTAGTCTTGGCTCGCTCAAAAATGGCGACAAGTATTACCCCGACAACTTTTTCTGGAAGGAAACGGTTGAGCACCCTAACTACGATGAATTCTGGCAGAAGCGCAACATCATTCAGCATTTGAAAGACGTTCGACCAGCTGTGCTCACAGTAGGAGGCTGGTTTGATGCTGAAGACCTCTACGGCCCGCTTGCCGTCTACAAGACGATTGAGAAGCATAACCCAAACACGTTTAACATTCTCACAATGGGACCGTTTGGGCATGGGCGCTGGGCAAGAGAGACAGGACATACCTTGCACGGCGACATTTACTTCGGCGATAGCCTTGCCACATTCTATCAGCGAGAAATTGAAGCCAAATTTTTCCGGCACTTCCTCAAAGAAGCTGGGGACGGCAAAGTAGACTTGCCAGAAGCCTATTTGTTCGACACAGGCAAAAAAATCTATCGAAAGTTTGACAAGTGGCCTGTGCCCACTGCGCAGAAAAAGGCACTTTATCTGCACCGAAACGGTCGGCTTTCGTTTTCACCGCCTAGTGAAGCCAATGCTTTCTCGGAGTATGTCAGCGATCCAATGAAGCCTGTGCCTTCTAGCGAGGTGGAAGCTGAAATGTTTGGCTTTACGCCCTTCCTCTATATGTCGGAAGACCAGCGTTTTGCCTCAGCAAGACCTGATGTTCTGGTGTTTCAAACCGATGTGTTAGAGGAAGATGTAACCTTAGGTGGCGAGATAACTGCACGACTTTTCGTCAGTACCACTGGCACAGATGCCGATTTTTTCATTAAGTTGATTGACGTCTATCCTGACACTGCGCAAAATCACCCTTATTTGCCCAATAAGCGTGTGCTGCTTTCAGGCTACGAACAAATGGTGCGCAGTGAAGTTATGCGTGCTCGTTTCCGAAAGAGCTTTGAAAAGCCTGAGCCGATGAAGCCTAACCAAATCACGGAAATTACCTTTCGCTTGCAAGATGTGTTGCACACATTCAAGAAGGGGCATCGCATTATGATTCAAGTGCAAAGCACGGCGTTTCCGCTCTTTGACCGCAACCCACAGAAGTTTGTGCCCAACATCTACAAAGCTGACGAGAAGGATTTTATCAAGGCTACGCATCGTGTTTATCACGACCGCAAAAATGCCAGTCGCTTGGAAGTGGAAGTCCTTGACTAA
- the purN gene encoding phosphoribosylglycinamide formyltransferase, whose product MNLFKKSDIVRLAVFCSGTGSNFKALYRNIQERHLPCEIVMCLSNNSQCGAMAFAREVGIDAVHLSAKTHPVESEYVAAMLHELRARAVDYILLAGYMKKVPRAVVEAYPKRILNIHPALLPKFGGEGMYGLNVHRAVLASGERESGATVHFVEADYDTGEIILQRRVPVFPDDTPETLAARVQAVEHVLYTDALEKVLQHS is encoded by the coding sequence ATGAACCTCTTCAAAAAATCAGACATTGTGCGGCTGGCTGTTTTTTGCTCTGGCACTGGCTCAAACTTCAAGGCGCTTTACCGAAACATTCAGGAGAGACATTTGCCCTGTGAGATTGTGATGTGTCTCTCGAACAACTCACAGTGCGGTGCGATGGCGTTTGCACGTGAAGTCGGCATTGATGCAGTGCATCTTTCCGCTAAAACGCACCCTGTGGAATCTGAGTATGTTGCAGCGATGCTTCACGAGCTTCGAGCGCGAGCTGTAGATTACATCTTGCTGGCAGGCTATATGAAGAAAGTGCCACGAGCAGTGGTCGAGGCATACCCCAAACGAATTCTCAACATTCACCCAGCGCTTTTGCCCAAGTTCGGCGGCGAGGGAATGTATGGGTTAAATGTTCATCGAGCCGTATTGGCATCGGGTGAGCGTGAGAGCGGTGCAACAGTGCACTTCGTAGAGGCTGATTATGACACTGGTGAAATCATCTTGCAGCGCCGTGTGCCTGTCTTCCCCGACGACACGCCCGAAACACTGGCTGCACGTGTGCAAGCTGTTGAGCATGTGCTTTACACTGATGCACTGGAAAAAGTTTTGCAGCACTCGTGA
- the purH gene encoding bifunctional phosphoribosylaminoimidazolecarboxamide formyltransferase/IMP cyclohydrolase gives MPNPKIQRALISVSDKTGIVDFAKGLAAFRVEIFSTGGTLQTLLDAGIKAKPITELTGFPEILDGRVKTLHPMIHGGLLALRDNAAHEKEVKKHKIKHIDLVVVNLYPFEQTVAKPKVKLKEAIENIDIGGPAMLRSAAKNYKFVTVITDPGDYNCVLEEMKRRKGATSEKTRFELAKKVFALTARYDQAIATYLANLEDGKAAQNGKQAEESYLLVLTKEIEMRYGENPHQRAAFYKLRSSEGEVGFGNYFEKLHGKELSYNNILDISAAASLINEFENEPPTVAIIKHTNPCGVAQAATLEQAYRKAFATDTQAPFGGIVAVNHPLDMKTAEAINEIFTEIIIAPDYDEGVLDFLMKKKDRRLIRQKKTVRRPGWELRGTAMGVLVQERDVKTVLRDELRVVTKRQPTEQELSDMLFAWIVAKHVKSNAIVYAKNAQTLGIGAGQMSRVDAARIARWKAETAGLDLSGSAVASDAFFPFADGLIVAAEAGATAVIQPGGSVRDEEVIAAADERNIAMVFTGMRHFRH, from the coding sequence ATGCCAAATCCCAAAATCCAGCGCGCACTCATTTCCGTCTCAGATAAAACAGGCATTGTGGACTTTGCCAAAGGACTGGCAGCCTTTAGAGTAGAGATTTTCTCAACGGGCGGCACGCTCCAAACCCTTTTGGACGCTGGCATTAAAGCCAAGCCAATTACTGAACTGACTGGCTTTCCTGAAATTTTAGATGGCAGAGTCAAGACCTTGCATCCGATGATTCACGGTGGGCTGCTGGCACTGCGCGACAATGCAGCACACGAAAAGGAAGTAAAGAAACACAAAATTAAGCATATCGACTTGGTAGTCGTCAATCTCTACCCATTTGAGCAAACCGTCGCAAAGCCAAAGGTAAAACTAAAAGAAGCCATTGAAAACATTGACATCGGCGGCCCCGCTATGCTACGCAGTGCAGCCAAGAACTACAAGTTTGTAACGGTCATCACAGACCCAGGAGATTACAACTGCGTGCTCGAGGAGATGAAAAGACGCAAAGGCGCAACGAGTGAAAAAACTCGCTTTGAGTTGGCAAAGAAAGTGTTTGCACTAACTGCACGATACGACCAAGCCATCGCTACATATCTCGCCAATCTGGAAGACGGAAAAGCAGCGCAGAACGGCAAACAGGCAGAAGAAAGCTACTTGCTGGTGCTGACTAAGGAAATCGAGATGCGCTATGGCGAAAACCCACATCAACGTGCTGCCTTCTACAAGCTGCGTTCCAGCGAAGGAGAAGTAGGCTTTGGTAACTACTTTGAAAAACTGCACGGCAAAGAGCTGTCCTACAACAACATTTTGGACATTTCCGCAGCCGCTTCACTTATCAATGAGTTTGAAAATGAGCCGCCAACCGTGGCAATAATCAAGCACACAAATCCGTGTGGTGTAGCGCAGGCTGCTACACTCGAGCAAGCCTACCGCAAAGCATTTGCGACCGATACGCAAGCGCCGTTTGGGGGCATTGTAGCGGTCAATCATCCATTGGATATGAAAACCGCAGAAGCCATCAATGAAATTTTTACTGAAATCATCATTGCACCAGACTACGATGAAGGTGTCTTGGACTTTTTGATGAAGAAAAAAGACCGTCGCCTGATTCGGCAAAAAAAGACGGTGCGGCGTCCAGGCTGGGAATTGCGTGGTACAGCAATGGGAGTCTTGGTGCAAGAGCGTGATGTGAAAACAGTGCTGCGTGACGAGCTGCGCGTCGTAACCAAACGCCAACCTACAGAGCAAGAACTAAGCGATATGCTCTTTGCATGGATTGTGGCTAAGCATGTAAAATCAAATGCGATTGTCTATGCCAAGAATGCCCAAACACTGGGCATTGGAGCAGGGCAGATGTCGCGCGTGGATGCCGCTCGCATCGCTCGGTGGAAGGCAGAGACAGCGGGTCTCGACCTAAGCGGGTCAGCCGTGGCAAGTGATGCTTTTTTCCCCTTCGCCGATGGACTAATTGTCGCAGCAGAAGCAGGGGCGACCGCGGTAATCCAGCCTGGAGGGTCAGTGCGCGATGAAGAGGTCATCGCTGCAGCCGATGAACGTAACATTGCAATGGTCTTTACAGGTATGCGGCATTTTAGGCACTGA
- a CDS encoding Rpn family recombination-promoting nuclease/putative transposase, translated as MKTDKLIYFLFQVAPQGFFLLIGQPPDKANRYTVRAVELKEKAFRIDAIFEPIDANETTYFVEAQFQLDESFYGRFFSEIFLYLHQYKVRRWQGVVIYPNQAAEQKDLGAHQAVIARLEPDLIRRIYLDQLPSVEQLDTPLGFFRWSLSQTRLLQR; from the coding sequence ATGAAGACCGATAAGCTCATCTACTTTCTCTTTCAGGTCGCACCGCAAGGCTTCTTCCTGCTAATCGGGCAACCACCTGACAAAGCCAATCGCTACACGGTGCGAGCCGTCGAGCTCAAGGAAAAGGCGTTCCGCATTGATGCCATCTTTGAGCCCATTGATGCAAACGAGACGACATACTTTGTAGAAGCCCAGTTCCAGTTAGATGAGAGCTTCTATGGGCGGTTTTTCAGTGAAATCTTTCTGTATTTACATCAGTATAAGGTCAGGCGCTGGCAAGGCGTAGTGATTTACCCTAATCAAGCAGCCGAGCAAAAAGATCTGGGCGCGCATCAGGCAGTCATCGCACGCCTTGAGCCAGACCTGATTCGGCGCATTTATCTCGATCAATTGCCGAGTGTGGAGCAACTGGATACACCGCTGGGATTTTTTCGCTGGTCATTGAGCCAGACTCGACTGCTCCAGCGGTAG
- a CDS encoding O-acetylhomoserine aminocarboxypropyltransferase/cysteine synthase, with amino-acid sequence MSAGNGKPRQYRFETLQVHAGQSPDPATNSRAVPIYQTTSYVFNSSEHGANLFALKEFGNIYTRIMNPTNDVFEKRVAALEGGVAALATASGQAAQLLAISTIAQAGENIVSTSYLYGGTYNQFKVSLPRLGIQVKFVEGDDPSDFKKLIDSKTKALYIETIGNPKFNVPDIEAIAKIAHEAGIPLIVDNTFGAAGYLCRPIEWGADIVVQSATKWIGGHGTSIGGVIVDSGNFDWGNGNFPVFTEPSPGYHGLRFNEVFGKGNPNGFPNIAFIIRARVEGLRDLGPALSPFNAFLFLQGLETLSLRMDRHCANALALAKWLEQHEAVEWVSYPGLESHPYHQNAKKYLRNGFGGVLSFGVKGGFEAAQTVINNVKLASHLANVGDAKTLIIHPTATTHQQLSPEEQRSAGVTPELLRVSVGIEHIDDIIEDFDYALSKIKVTA; translated from the coding sequence ATGTCAGCTGGAAACGGAAAACCGCGCCAATATCGCTTTGAGACCTTGCAGGTGCATGCGGGTCAGTCGCCTGACCCCGCTACCAACAGTCGCGCTGTGCCAATCTACCAGACTACCTCATATGTGTTCAACAGCTCGGAGCATGGGGCGAACCTTTTTGCGCTGAAAGAGTTTGGCAACATTTACACGCGCATTATGAATCCCACCAACGATGTCTTCGAGAAGCGGGTTGCGGCTCTCGAGGGTGGGGTTGCCGCATTAGCCACCGCAAGCGGGCAGGCTGCTCAACTGCTTGCTATTTCCACTATCGCACAAGCGGGCGAGAATATCGTCTCAACCAGCTATCTTTACGGCGGCACATACAATCAATTCAAAGTCTCCTTACCACGCCTTGGTATTCAAGTAAAGTTTGTCGAGGGCGATGACCCTAGCGATTTCAAAAAACTGATTGACTCCAAAACCAAAGCCCTCTACATTGAGACGATTGGCAATCCCAAGTTTAATGTGCCTGACATTGAGGCGATTGCCAAAATTGCGCACGAGGCTGGTATTCCTCTTATCGTCGACAACACTTTCGGGGCAGCTGGTTATCTTTGCCGTCCGATTGAGTGGGGCGCAGATATTGTAGTCCAATCTGCAACGAAATGGATTGGTGGTCATGGTACCAGTATCGGCGGTGTGATTGTCGACTCAGGTAACTTTGACTGGGGCAACGGCAACTTTCCAGTTTTCACTGAACCCAGTCCCGGATACCATGGTCTTAGGTTCAACGAGGTATTTGGCAAAGGCAACCCGAATGGATTTCCGAACATTGCTTTTATTATCCGCGCCCGTGTTGAAGGCCTACGCGACTTAGGTCCTGCACTTTCACCCTTTAATGCATTTCTCTTTCTGCAAGGCTTAGAGACGCTCTCGCTGCGTATGGACAGGCACTGCGCCAATGCACTGGCACTCGCAAAGTGGCTTGAACAACACGAAGCCGTTGAGTGGGTCAGTTATCCAGGTTTGGAATCACACCCCTACCACCAGAACGCAAAGAAATATCTACGCAACGGGTTTGGTGGAGTGCTGTCATTTGGTGTCAAAGGCGGGTTTGAAGCAGCACAGACTGTGATTAACAACGTGAAATTGGCTAGCCACTTAGCTAATGTTGGGGATGCTAAGACGCTTATCATTCACCCAACGGCTACCACGCACCAGCAACTTTCGCCCGAAGAGCAGCGCTCAGCAGGTGTAACCCCTGAACTTTTGCGCGTCTCTGTCGGTATTGAGCACATTGACGACATCATTGAGGATTTTGATTATGCGCTGTCGAAAATTAAGGTAACTGCATAG